The Planococcus versutus genome contains a region encoding:
- a CDS encoding ABC transporter ATP-binding protein, with translation MGTGKRLVQYALNFKAVLITGLSMLAIAVAADLAAPLIAKEIIDNHIAVSGGAVDFEPIAYLLILFFVLAIITAFFRYWQSILLQRGANRIIRKMRNDVYEHTQTLPIRYFDNLPAGKVVARITNDTEAIRDLFVTVLAQFATSFMYMAGIYIALFYLDWKMAAMTLVLVPLLYVWMLVYRKYAARYNHVVREKVSEMNAMINESIQGMTIIQAFRRERKMKEEFEELNDEHYDYQKKLLILEGAASYNLVGVLRSMTFILFVWYFGTGSMSGDTAITVGVLYAFIDYIIRLFNPISGIVNQFGRLEQSLVAAERVFQMLDQPGEAVVDKKVPRYQGDVHFDKVWFAYSENDYVLKDISFQAKQGETVALVGHTGSGKSSIMNLLFRFYDVSKGTITIDGVNILDMPRQSTREHMGIVLQDPYLFSGTIESNVTMGDKRITREMVIAALAAVGGERVLNHLPKGIDEPVVEKGSTLSSGQRQLVSFARALAFDPAILILDEATSNIDTETEEIIQHAMNVLKKGRTTFIIAHRLSTIKNADRILVLEKGEIAEAGCHEELMKLGGIYYQMYKIQSGMSQTQTIG, from the coding sequence ATGGGGACAGGAAAACGATTAGTACAATATGCATTGAATTTTAAAGCGGTTTTGATTACTGGCTTGAGTATGCTCGCAATCGCTGTGGCTGCAGATTTGGCAGCACCATTAATTGCTAAAGAAATAATCGACAATCACATAGCGGTTTCAGGTGGAGCAGTAGATTTCGAGCCGATTGCTTACTTATTGATTTTGTTTTTTGTTTTAGCGATTATTACAGCGTTCTTCCGGTATTGGCAGTCTATCCTACTACAGAGAGGCGCTAATCGCATTATTCGTAAAATGCGAAACGATGTATACGAACATACACAAACTCTGCCGATTCGTTATTTCGACAATTTACCAGCAGGCAAAGTAGTGGCGCGCATTACTAATGACACAGAAGCAATCCGTGATTTGTTTGTAACGGTATTGGCTCAATTTGCGACTAGTTTTATGTATATGGCCGGTATTTACATCGCGTTATTTTACCTTGACTGGAAAATGGCGGCAATGACGTTGGTATTAGTTCCGTTATTGTATGTTTGGATGTTGGTTTACCGAAAGTATGCGGCTCGTTACAATCATGTTGTTCGCGAAAAAGTCAGTGAAATGAACGCGATGATCAACGAATCTATTCAAGGAATGACTATTATTCAAGCATTCCGACGTGAACGCAAAATGAAAGAAGAGTTTGAAGAATTAAATGATGAACATTACGATTATCAAAAAAAATTATTAATTCTTGAAGGTGCAGCTTCTTACAACTTAGTTGGTGTTCTCCGCTCGATGACATTTATTTTGTTTGTTTGGTATTTTGGAACAGGTTCTATGTCAGGCGATACAGCTATCACAGTAGGTGTGTTGTATGCGTTTATCGATTACATTATTCGTTTGTTTAATCCCATTAGTGGCATCGTCAATCAATTTGGTCGTTTGGAACAATCATTAGTCGCAGCTGAACGTGTATTCCAAATGCTCGACCAACCAGGAGAAGCAGTTGTCGACAAAAAAGTACCGCGCTATCAAGGCGATGTTCATTTTGACAAAGTTTGGTTTGCCTACAGTGAAAACGACTATGTTTTAAAAGACATTTCGTTTCAGGCAAAACAAGGTGAAACCGTAGCGTTAGTCGGCCATACAGGATCAGGAAAAAGTTCAATCATGAACTTACTATTTCGTTTTTACGATGTCTCTAAAGGTACGATAACAATCGATGGTGTAAACATATTAGACATGCCTAGACAATCAACTAGAGAGCACATGGGCATCGTTTTACAAGATCCTTACTTGTTTAGTGGCACAATTGAATCGAATGTCACAATGGGTGACAAACGGATTACAAGAGAAATGGTCATAGCTGCATTAGCTGCGGTTGGCGGCGAACGTGTTTTGAATCATTTGCCAAAAGGAATTGATGAACCTGTTGTGGAAAAGGGCAGTACGTTGTCTTCAGGACAGCGCCAATTGGTGTCTTTTGCACGGGCATTAGCATTCGATCCCGCAATTTTAATATTGGACGAAGCGACATCTAATATTGATACAGAGACAGAAGAAATCATTCAGCACGCAATGAATGTCTTGAAAAAAGGCCGTACAACCTTTATCATTGCTCATCGGTTGTCGACCATAAAAAATGCCGATCGCATACTTGTGTTAGAAAAAGGAGAAATTGCAGAAGCCGGTTGTCATGAAGAATTAATGAAACTTGGCGGCATTTACTATCAAATGTATAAAATTCAATCAGGAATGTCCCAAACCCAAACTATCGGGTAA
- a CDS encoding YheE family protein, with protein MLQHFKFKPMFDNHQLPGWNISFFHKNERITGEYHPDGTIVWSSNPPQDEETIKTMIHELMLYHVYD; from the coding sequence ATGCTTCAGCATTTTAAATTTAAGCCTATGTTCGATAATCATCAACTACCAGGATGGAACATTTCTTTTTTCCACAAAAACGAACGCATCACTGGTGAATACCATCCCGATGGTACCATTGTCTGGAGTTCAAATCCTCCTCAAGATGAAGAAACCATCAAAACAATGATTCATGAGCTAATGCTCTATCATGTATACGATTAA
- a CDS encoding DUF445 domain-containing protein, whose product MTIIVTLVFMAVVGALIGGVTNHLAIKMLFWPYEAKYIGTFRVPLTPGLIPKRRDELSRQLGRTVVEHLLTPETFKKRFFNEEMRVKSEKWINRQLNKHLFDSPKSFNDWLQAAGQEGMDVKIEAKLDELVELQKDSLQAYIAGKTIRELMPANWKAEAEAKLYEGVEYAINQGTTYFESPHGRQTIKSLLDEFLESRGRFGHMLHSLLGESKPLVDRIQPEIIKFLNSPRTFELVGTLAFSEWEKVQDRRVDALLKEFDFDTALETVKQYVREKAVISTRLNATLAETWPGGLEWTSVNITPLVIDFVFEQGEHKLEETILKIDMEGMVKEQVDSLPLSRLEELVLGISRREFKMITVLGAFLGGFIGVFQGIFVMILN is encoded by the coding sequence GTGACTATTATTGTGACATTAGTTTTTATGGCGGTTGTGGGAGCGCTGATCGGTGGGGTTACAAACCACTTAGCGATTAAGATGCTTTTTTGGCCTTATGAAGCAAAGTATATCGGCACGTTTCGAGTCCCATTAACACCTGGACTTATCCCGAAACGACGCGATGAGTTATCTCGTCAATTGGGCCGAACAGTGGTTGAGCATTTATTAACACCCGAAACTTTCAAAAAACGTTTTTTCAATGAAGAAATGCGTGTAAAGAGTGAAAAGTGGATCAATCGGCAGCTAAACAAGCATTTATTTGATTCGCCAAAATCATTTAATGATTGGTTGCAAGCAGCTGGACAAGAAGGAATGGATGTTAAAATTGAAGCAAAGTTGGATGAATTAGTTGAGCTTCAAAAAGATTCGTTACAAGCGTACATTGCAGGAAAAACTATTCGCGAACTTATGCCAGCAAACTGGAAAGCAGAAGCAGAAGCAAAACTATATGAAGGTGTCGAATACGCCATTAATCAAGGAACAACTTATTTTGAATCACCACACGGCAGACAAACCATCAAGTCATTGCTTGATGAATTTTTAGAGTCTCGCGGGCGCTTTGGGCATATGTTGCATTCGCTTTTGGGAGAATCCAAGCCATTAGTGGATCGCATTCAACCGGAAATCATTAAATTTCTCAATTCGCCAAGAACTTTCGAATTAGTTGGAACTTTAGCATTTAGTGAATGGGAAAAAGTACAGGACCGAAGAGTTGATGCATTATTGAAGGAATTTGATTTTGATACAGCTCTAGAGACGGTAAAGCAATACGTTCGTGAAAAAGCAGTGATTTCTACGCGTTTAAACGCAACACTTGCAGAGACTTGGCCTGGAGGGTTAGAATGGACAAGTGTCAATATTACGCCACTTGTCATAGACTTTGTCTTCGAGCAAGGAGAGCATAAACTGGAAGAAACCATATTGAAGATTGATATGGAAGGTATGGTAAAAGAGCAAGTCGATTCTCTGCCGCTCAGTCGCCTAGAAGAATTGGTGCTTGGGATATCCCGGAGAGAATTTAAGATGATTACCGTATTGGGCGCATTTCTCGGAGGCTTTATTGGCGTCTTCCAAGGAATTTTCGTCATGATACTAAACTAA
- a CDS encoding YlbF family regulator, with protein sequence MTVNIYDDINKLESTFRSTDEFKKLEEAVAQVTADAEANELFKTFRDLQITLQQKQTEGQEITEEEMMNAQSTAQAAQENEKILAMLEAEMGLSQMIEEVNRVLIKPVQSLYESM encoded by the coding sequence ATGACAGTAAACATTTATGACGACATTAACAAATTAGAAAGCACGTTCCGTTCAACAGACGAATTCAAGAAATTAGAGGAAGCTGTTGCACAAGTAACTGCTGATGCAGAAGCAAATGAATTGTTCAAGACTTTCCGCGACTTGCAAATTACGCTACAACAAAAACAAACAGAAGGACAAGAAATTACAGAAGAAGAAATGATGAATGCACAAAGCACAGCACAAGCTGCTCAGGAAAATGAAAAAATTCTGGCTATGCTAGAAGCTGAAATGGGCTTAAGCCAAATGATCGAAGAAGTAAATCGTGTCTTGATCAAGCCTGTTCAATCTTTATACGAAAGCATGTAA
- a CDS encoding enoyl-CoA hydratase: protein MYETIELTKQGRIGQLVLNRPKSMNAMNGKMMKELADCFESLLQDSTLQVLIIRGEGRAFSAGGDIKEMMDPENPMDIDSVMIEVSRLAKALYTLPQITIAAIHGASAGLAFSMALACDHVIAEENSKLAMNFIGIGLVPDGGGHFFMKERVGVPKAKQIIWAGQTLKAHDALSKGLIEEVTAEGRGLERAEAYAAEAIASPLRAKLASKHILHQPKVDELMKTLEMEATAQSAMRKSADHLEGIEAFVGKRKPKFTGQ from the coding sequence ATGTATGAAACAATCGAATTGACAAAACAAGGACGAATTGGCCAATTGGTACTGAATCGTCCAAAATCCATGAACGCGATGAATGGCAAGATGATGAAAGAATTAGCGGATTGCTTCGAGTCTTTGCTACAAGATAGCACATTACAGGTGCTTATCATACGCGGAGAAGGAAGAGCCTTTTCAGCAGGTGGAGACATTAAAGAAATGATGGATCCAGAAAATCCCATGGACATCGACTCTGTAATGATAGAGGTTAGTCGATTAGCGAAAGCGCTCTACACGTTACCGCAAATTACGATTGCTGCGATTCACGGCGCTTCAGCGGGTCTTGCTTTTAGCATGGCTTTAGCATGCGATCACGTTATTGCCGAAGAAAATAGCAAATTAGCCATGAACTTTATCGGCATTGGCTTAGTACCTGACGGTGGTGGCCACTTCTTTATGAAAGAACGAGTAGGTGTTCCAAAAGCGAAGCAAATTATTTGGGCAGGTCAAACCTTAAAAGCACATGACGCGCTTTCCAAAGGATTGATTGAAGAAGTTACTGCAGAAGGACGAGGTCTTGAAAGAGCGGAAGCATACGCGGCTGAAGCAATTGCATCTCCTTTAAGGGCCAAATTAGCTTCTAAACACATTCTTCATCAACCCAAAGTAGATGAACTAATGAAGACATTAGAAATGGAAGCAACCGCACAGTCTGCTATGCGAAAATCAGCGGATCATTTAGAAGGTATAGAAGCTTTTGTTGGCAAAAGAAAGCCGAAGTTTACAGGTCAATAA
- a CDS encoding YhzD family protein, with protein MRTYKLTAFEQTGKQILDETFTAETDVEARGKGEALLEEKELTKQTHRLASPTGKLILFHS; from the coding sequence TTGAGAACATATAAATTGACGGCATTCGAACAAACTGGTAAACAGATATTAGACGAAACGTTTACTGCGGAGACAGATGTGGAAGCACGCGGCAAAGGAGAAGCCTTGTTAGAGGAAAAAGAGCTAACAAAACAAACACACCGATTAGCATCTCCTACTGGTAAACTTATTCTTTTTCATTCATAA
- a CDS encoding ABC transporter ATP-binding protein, whose amino-acid sequence MGLHIEHVTKKFGDFTAVDDLSLIIQEGGMHGFLGANGAGKTTTFRMILGLLDPTAGSACWKGKPITYANSSEIGYLPEERGLYPKMKVEEQLVYLAQLRKMSKGDAKREANAWLERFEVPYYRQKRVEELSKGNQQKIQLIASLLHKPSLLILDEPFSGLDPVNVEMLKKAILDFQKQGATIVFSSHRMDHVEELCDEVSILDRGKVVIGGSIKKVKKSFGKQKVRLNVDADLSSLSRVAGVDNFIKTKEGAIFQITDERVAQTLLAKAMELGTLRHFAVEEPSLEEIFIAKVGKQLA is encoded by the coding sequence ATGGGTTTGCATATCGAGCATGTAACAAAAAAATTTGGCGACTTTACAGCAGTAGACGATCTTTCGCTAATTATTCAAGAAGGCGGTATGCACGGATTTCTTGGAGCAAATGGAGCAGGAAAAACAACGACATTTCGAATGATTTTAGGATTATTAGATCCCACAGCAGGTTCAGCTTGTTGGAAAGGTAAGCCTATTACATATGCTAACAGTTCTGAGATTGGTTATTTGCCAGAAGAACGAGGACTTTATCCTAAGATGAAAGTCGAAGAACAATTGGTTTACTTAGCACAGTTACGCAAAATGTCTAAAGGTGATGCGAAACGCGAAGCAAATGCATGGTTAGAGCGCTTTGAAGTTCCGTATTACAGACAGAAAAGAGTAGAAGAGTTATCAAAAGGAAATCAGCAAAAAATCCAATTAATTGCCTCTCTTTTGCATAAACCGTCGTTGTTAATATTGGATGAACCGTTTTCAGGATTAGATCCAGTTAACGTAGAAATGTTAAAAAAAGCTATTTTGGATTTTCAAAAACAAGGAGCCACAATCGTCTTTTCTAGTCATCGTATGGATCATGTAGAAGAACTATGTGATGAGGTGAGCATTTTAGATCGTGGAAAAGTAGTGATTGGAGGTTCAATTAAAAAAGTGAAAAAGTCATTTGGCAAGCAAAAAGTTCGCTTGAATGTAGATGCAGACCTTAGCAGTTTGAGTAGAGTAGCAGGTGTTGATAATTTTATAAAAACAAAAGAAGGCGCAATTTTTCAAATTACAGACGAACGTGTCGCACAAACTTTATTGGCTAAAGCAATGGAACTGGGAACACTTCGTCATTTTGCAGTAGAAGAACCTTCGTTAGAAGAAATCTTTATCGCGAAGGTAGGAAAACAGCTTGCATAG
- a CDS encoding ABC transporter permease produces the protein MHSFWIIFKQAFLTKAKTKSFIITTILVVASFFLLANVSNIIAIFDEKQPDENVLHVWSEEIKLLESLQVQLALMEADIEAVPTYLTETELQESITEGTIDDYLVLTRNKQLAARYVSKSASELGSGNKIEEAVQAIHTATTAESLGLDNRQVNQLFMPVDFERQAVSESSKSQEELSQARGLVYVLIMLIYIAVIYYPNMIAMEVATEKSSRVMEILISSVSPVKHMFAKIAGIGSLGILQMLTFGTAGYLAIKTAGTNLTEGIFSVMGFSEVKISTFLFAILFFLLGYFLYAVLAALLGSLVSRTEDVQQLMLPMMILIIIASLIAFSGITIPEAGFVTVSSFIPFFAPLVMFLRVGMLDLPLWEPLLSIAIMLVTIGILGWFGARIYRGGVLMYGSSQSLKDIRKAIRLGNKK, from the coding sequence TTGCATAGCTTTTGGATTATTTTCAAGCAAGCCTTTCTAACAAAAGCAAAAACAAAGTCATTTATTATCACAACGATACTTGTCGTCGCTTCCTTTTTTTTGTTAGCAAACGTCTCAAACATCATCGCTATTTTCGATGAAAAACAACCTGACGAAAATGTCTTGCACGTTTGGAGTGAAGAGATCAAGCTACTCGAAAGTTTACAAGTGCAATTAGCGTTGATGGAAGCTGATATTGAAGCGGTTCCAACCTATTTGACAGAAACGGAATTGCAAGAAAGTATTACAGAAGGCACTATTGATGACTATTTAGTATTAACACGTAATAAGCAATTGGCAGCTCGTTATGTGTCTAAGTCTGCCAGTGAACTAGGTAGTGGGAACAAAATTGAAGAGGCTGTTCAAGCAATTCATACTGCAACAACTGCGGAATCACTCGGCTTGGATAACAGGCAAGTCAATCAATTGTTTATGCCAGTCGATTTTGAACGACAAGCTGTATCCGAATCTTCCAAATCACAAGAAGAACTGAGTCAGGCACGGGGACTTGTTTACGTGTTAATTATGCTGATTTATATCGCAGTTATTTATTATCCAAATATGATTGCCATGGAAGTCGCAACGGAAAAATCATCGCGAGTTATGGAAATATTGATTTCAAGTGTTTCTCCTGTCAAGCATATGTTCGCTAAAATTGCCGGCATTGGTAGTCTTGGTATTTTACAAATGCTGACTTTTGGAACTGCTGGCTATTTGGCTATTAAAACAGCGGGTACAAATTTGACGGAAGGTATCTTTAGTGTAATGGGTTTTTCGGAAGTCAAAATCAGCACATTCTTATTTGCTATACTCTTTTTTCTACTTGGTTATTTTTTATATGCTGTGCTCGCAGCATTACTTGGCTCGTTAGTCAGCCGAACAGAAGACGTGCAACAACTAATGTTGCCAATGATGATTTTAATCATTATCGCGTCATTGATTGCATTTTCTGGAATTACAATACCGGAAGCTGGCTTTGTAACGGTTTCTTCGTTTATCCCGTTTTTCGCACCGCTAGTCATGTTCTTGCGTGTAGGAATGCTCGACTTGCCATTATGGGAGCCTTTGCTATCCATTGCTATTATGCTAGTGACCATTGGAATTTTAGGTTGGTTTGGAGCACGTATTTACCGTGGAGGCGTCTTGATGTACGGTTCTTCACAATCACTTAAAGATATTCGAAAAGCTATTCGTCTAGGCAACAAAAAATAA
- a CDS encoding metallophosphoesterase family protein, which yields MESIRFIHTADLHLGSPFIGMRDLQKDQWKKLKNSTLEAFDRLIHYALKTKPDFVCIVGDIYDGEDRNIRAQARFQKGMQQLAEQNIPVVMCYGNHDHLSGNWTHFELPDNVHIFDETVSQFKIDTIAGAVNFTGFSYGKRHISESMVEYYPIAQNQEYHIGFLHGSLEGDSTHAVYAPFKKEQLLSKQYDYWALGHIHKRQELYSKPAMIYPGNIQGRHRKESGVKGFYEVTLSKATTQLEFIPTSVVQFDTVAVSGKGIFHMNELIDACQKELGLFSEIAGTAVIELVFTELDQEGYQLLAEIPESELLEVLRESMDGLDNFVWIQAIYLEQTKQDAELSPLGETLIDRMEGWEKDDWKIILQDLYRHPKSSRFLKTVEDQTIDEFQLAAAQKIRRTMQVGE from the coding sequence ATGGAATCGATTCGATTTATCCATACGGCAGATTTGCATTTAGGAAGCCCTTTTATTGGCATGAGAGATTTGCAAAAAGATCAGTGGAAAAAATTAAAAAACAGCACTTTAGAAGCATTTGATCGTCTAATACATTATGCATTAAAAACTAAGCCTGATTTTGTGTGTATTGTCGGTGATATTTACGATGGAGAAGATCGCAATATTCGCGCGCAAGCTCGTTTTCAAAAAGGCATGCAACAACTGGCAGAGCAAAATATTCCCGTCGTTATGTGTTATGGCAATCACGATCACTTGAGTGGCAATTGGACTCATTTTGAGCTTCCAGATAATGTGCACATCTTTGATGAAACAGTATCTCAATTCAAAATTGATACTATTGCAGGAGCTGTAAACTTTACTGGTTTTAGTTATGGTAAACGTCACATTAGCGAGTCTATGGTTGAGTATTATCCGATTGCACAAAACCAAGAATATCATATTGGTTTTCTCCATGGCAGTCTTGAAGGAGATTCAACCCATGCTGTTTATGCGCCGTTTAAAAAAGAACAGCTACTTAGCAAACAATATGACTATTGGGCATTGGGGCATATCCATAAACGTCAAGAGCTTTATAGCAAGCCAGCGATGATTTATCCTGGAAATATTCAAGGACGTCATCGTAAAGAGTCAGGTGTAAAAGGTTTTTATGAAGTGACTTTGTCAAAAGCAACAACACAATTAGAGTTTATTCCAACGTCCGTTGTTCAGTTTGATACAGTTGCTGTTTCTGGGAAAGGTATTTTTCATATGAATGAATTGATCGATGCTTGTCAAAAGGAATTAGGTCTTTTTAGTGAAATAGCAGGAACCGCTGTTATTGAATTGGTGTTTACAGAACTGGACCAAGAAGGCTACCAGCTACTTGCTGAAATTCCTGAGAGTGAGCTGTTGGAAGTGCTTAGGGAATCGATGGACGGATTAGATAATTTTGTTTGGATTCAAGCAATTTATCTAGAACAAACAAAACAAGACGCTGAACTTTCTCCACTTGGTGAGACGTTGATTGACAGGATGGAAGGCTGGGAAAAGGATGATTGGAAAATTATATTACAAGACTTGTATCGACATCCAAAAAGTAGCAGGTTTTTAAAAACTGTTGAAGATCAAACCATTGATGAATTTCAACTTGCAGCTGCGCAAAAAATTAGGCGTACGATGCAGGTAGGAGAGTGA
- a CDS encoding ATP-binding protein codes for MKIEKLVIYGFGKHENRTIRLGEQLVLFYGPNEAGKTTIQQFIIQLLFGFPARNQTHLRYEPKSVGKYGGQLYIDDPDYGKLVIERIKGKSAGEVTVTFEDGRRAGEAALKQVLRNYDRASFEAVFSFSIHELQGLGQLSETELSRTLLASGTTGIDALTNLESQLEKQMAELFKKSGRKPQLNALAEELRELEGELKDYRQRAQLYSPSIERLQAIEHRLRAIEDEEIAQDKKLKDISKWQQAAPLFANKSKLTEQLNKLEINRFPTEGRRQMDRLVDKLTQTKADKEYLTNQQAHLIDPNQVDAMESIENLLNRESDWHQLNGQLVQKHNETIELREECEELLFLLGLTEQQAMAIDVSLSQEEQLAERLKDLDIEEENQRFNQRSLQEEKSKLVIAEQDLARFLTKEPTEKERLAAEQWPRVSAQLAEAKAESKVQKSKAGQDRIVHFALLGLGLLVVAYGIIQSIVFLIVIGLAAIATGVWLFIKSGKSEELLTNYSDIIEKYGDKEHNYATIIRKVTEFDLQLDGLMSNVETIKKNINSLSSMESSSQAKKAYQQLLLEIGLSPNTRRTMVIELFEKLRKVHANHSRLLRIEDDIGKLEAQQKEWVNKAQLACGKDLAIEGLTASLRSELSVRKQKQDHWKKIKGEQIDLLEKLGRLQALQEQLEKEQQDLLIYANAQEVFDFYHLADKWEKKQDVEKSLELTKEQLKSIGEVKLRSSWAPEHAQQEIEQIQAQLTQLKAERNELLGEQADKQQLTQHLVSDTSYEEKLQQFEEKKAKFVDLAKQWSVNKAIVTAINQTMDELKEKKLPSVLMRAQLYFSKLTNGTYQELLINTTGYFEAKSQDGTYFPIAELSQATKEQAYLALRLSLAVSMKKSHPFPIIMDDAFVHFDRSRLQQVINLVKELQEEHQFIYFTCHEDMKQAWPNAQIIQLANMGRSVHS; via the coding sequence ATGAAAATCGAAAAACTAGTAATTTATGGTTTTGGTAAGCATGAAAATCGGACCATTCGATTAGGAGAACAACTGGTTTTGTTCTATGGTCCGAATGAGGCTGGTAAAACAACGATTCAGCAATTTATTATTCAACTTCTTTTTGGATTTCCAGCGCGCAATCAAACACACTTGCGCTATGAGCCAAAAAGCGTAGGGAAATACGGTGGACAGCTTTATATAGATGATCCCGATTATGGAAAACTGGTGATTGAGCGGATTAAAGGAAAATCGGCTGGAGAGGTCACAGTAACTTTTGAAGATGGCCGACGAGCTGGCGAAGCTGCGTTAAAGCAAGTATTACGAAATTACGACCGCGCTTCTTTTGAAGCGGTTTTTTCATTTTCGATTCATGAATTGCAAGGACTCGGTCAGCTTAGTGAAACAGAATTGAGCCGAACTTTGTTGGCTTCGGGAACAACAGGCATCGATGCCTTGACTAATTTAGAAAGTCAGCTTGAAAAACAAATGGCTGAGCTGTTTAAAAAGAGTGGTCGCAAACCACAATTAAATGCATTAGCTGAAGAACTTCGGGAACTAGAAGGAGAGCTAAAAGACTATAGGCAACGTGCACAGCTCTATAGTCCTTCAATTGAACGATTACAAGCTATCGAACACCGTTTAAGGGCTATTGAAGACGAAGAAATAGCACAAGACAAGAAACTTAAAGACATTAGCAAATGGCAACAAGCAGCACCATTATTTGCAAACAAATCAAAGTTGACAGAGCAGCTAAATAAGTTGGAAATTAACCGATTTCCAACAGAAGGTAGAAGACAAATGGATCGATTAGTAGATAAATTGACTCAAACCAAAGCAGATAAAGAGTATTTAACAAACCAACAAGCTCATTTGATCGATCCAAATCAAGTGGATGCTATGGAATCTATTGAAAATTTGTTGAATCGTGAATCTGATTGGCATCAACTAAACGGTCAATTGGTCCAAAAGCACAATGAAACAATTGAGTTGAGAGAAGAATGCGAAGAATTATTGTTCCTCCTAGGACTTACTGAACAACAAGCGATGGCTATTGATGTTTCGTTAAGCCAAGAAGAGCAACTAGCTGAACGTTTAAAAGACTTGGATATAGAAGAAGAAAACCAACGTTTTAACCAACGAAGTTTGCAAGAAGAAAAAAGTAAATTGGTAATTGCAGAACAAGATCTGGCAAGGTTTTTAACAAAAGAACCAACTGAAAAAGAAAGACTGGCTGCAGAACAATGGCCACGTGTTTCAGCTCAGTTAGCAGAAGCTAAGGCAGAGTCGAAAGTTCAAAAGAGTAAAGCAGGACAAGACCGAATCGTCCATTTTGCATTACTTGGACTGGGACTTCTTGTAGTAGCTTATGGCATTATCCAATCTATTGTTTTTTTAATTGTCATTGGACTTGCAGCAATAGCTACAGGTGTATGGCTATTTATAAAATCTGGTAAATCAGAAGAATTGCTAACAAACTACTCTGACATTATCGAAAAATATGGCGATAAAGAACATAACTACGCAACGATTATAAGAAAAGTTACAGAGTTTGATCTTCAGTTAGATGGATTGATGAGTAATGTGGAGACAATCAAAAAAAATATAAACAGCCTTTCTTCGATGGAATCAAGTTCTCAAGCAAAAAAAGCCTATCAGCAATTACTACTTGAAATCGGTTTGAGTCCAAATACTCGTCGTACGATGGTGATAGAACTTTTTGAAAAGTTGCGCAAAGTTCATGCCAATCATTCACGTCTACTGCGTATTGAAGATGATATCGGCAAACTAGAAGCGCAGCAAAAAGAGTGGGTAAACAAAGCACAACTAGCATGTGGAAAAGACTTAGCAATCGAGGGATTGACTGCGTCATTGCGCTCAGAGCTATCGGTGCGCAAACAAAAGCAAGACCACTGGAAAAAAATCAAAGGTGAACAAATCGATTTATTGGAAAAATTGGGCCGATTGCAGGCACTTCAAGAACAACTTGAAAAAGAACAACAGGATTTACTGATATATGCTAACGCACAAGAAGTTTTTGATTTCTATCATTTGGCTGATAAATGGGAAAAGAAACAAGACGTTGAAAAATCACTCGAATTGACTAAAGAACAATTAAAGTCTATCGGAGAAGTAAAGTTACGAAGTAGCTGGGCACCTGAGCATGCGCAACAGGAAATCGAGCAAATTCAAGCACAATTGACACAGCTAAAAGCCGAGCGCAATGAGCTGTTGGGAGAACAAGCAGATAAACAACAACTGACTCAACACTTAGTATCTGATACTTCGTACGAAGAAAAACTACAGCAATTTGAAGAAAAAAAAGCAAAGTTTGTTGATTTAGCTAAGCAATGGTCTGTCAATAAAGCGATTGTCACAGCAATCAATCAAACAATGGACGAACTCAAAGAGAAAAAGCTTCCTTCAGTATTGATGCGTGCTCAGCTGTATTTCAGTAAACTGACAAATGGTACTTACCAAGAATTACTTATAAATACAACGGGCTATTTTGAAGCGAAAAGCCAAGATGGTACTTATTTTCCTATTGCCGAACTGAGTCAAGCGACAAAAGAGCAAGCTTATTTGGCTTTAAGGTTGTCCTTAGCAGTATCGATGAAGAAAAGTCATCCATTCCCAATTATTATGGACGATGCTTTTGTTCATTTTGATCGCAGTCGGCTACAGCAAGTGATAAACTTAGTTAAAGAGTTGCAAGAAGAGCATCAATTTATTTACTTTACTTGCCACGAAGACATGAAACAAGCTTGGCCAAATGCACAAATTATTCAATTGGCTAATATGGGAAGGAGCGTTCATTCATGA